A genomic window from Coccinella septempunctata chromosome 9, icCocSept1.1, whole genome shotgun sequence includes:
- the LOC123320421 gene encoding ell-associated factor Eaf — MAEKLGIKFGNEVRELKIGQSFTNPKSTAFHTIKYDFKPASVDKNKIATVDVGNNHQVAVTVPHLDGSGVPQTVFKGSQRPYTKECVLVIDKRTGEITLERLSCNIQVKKTRNESSKIPHPTDRLGQGSNERSSSSSLASRSSTPPVGQRVSSKTKVTSGSRRPDRPITNLIPKHSPLQSSPRYPSPNQQNKSPKDELRNFNNDNHTSASASLPMIGMDDFTEPRLPVSNPHHLNSSSSQHHNASVPLEKPSSFQITSDEIGEISDSSSSSSDAESDSEDEANSTVLERNLTSNDRNNGHCNGIQNSAPPKFNSVPTSHLLKEDLCLSESGSDSDSD; from the exons ATGGCAGAAAAATTGGGAATCAAGTTTGGAAACGAAGTGAGAGAATTGAAGATTGGTCAGAGTTTCACCAATCCTAAATCCACCGCATTTCACACTATAAAAT atgaTTTCAAACCTGCTTCAGTTGATAAAAATAAGATCGCAACTGTAGATGTAGGAAATAATCATCAGGTTGCAGTGACTGTTCCTCATTTGG ATGGATCAGGTGTCCCCCAAACAGTATTCAAAGGTTCACAAAGGCCATATACAAAAGAATGTGTCTTGGTAATAGATAAAAGAACTGGTGAAATAACTTTAGAAAGATTATCTTGTAATATCCAAGTTAAAAAGACAAGgaatgaatcttcaaaaataCCTCATCCTACAG ACAGATTAGGGCAGGGTTCAAATGAGCGCAGTAGTTCCTCAAGTCTTGCCTCCAGATCTTCAACACCACCAGTGGGTCAACGTGTCTCAAGTAAGACCAAAGTGACTAGTGGTAGTAGGAGGCCTGATAGACCAATAACAAATCTTATACCCAAACATTCGCCCTTGCAATCTAGCCCTAGATATCCCTCTCCAAATCAACAGAACAAAAGTCCGAAAGACGAATTGCGAAACTTTAATAATGA caatcACACTAGTGCGTCTGCAAGTTTGCCAATGATCGGGATGGATGATTTCACAGAACCACGTCTACCAGTCAGCAATCCCCACCATCTAAACTCGTCCTCGTCTCAACACCACAACGCCAGCGTGCCCCTAGAAAAACCATCATCTTTCCAAATTACGTCTGACGAAATTGGGGAAATAAGTGATAGTTCGTCTTCTAGCAGCGACGCAGAGAGCGATTCGGAGGATGAGGCCAATTCCACCGTTCTTGAGAGGAATCTCACCAGCAACGACAGGAATAACGGTCATTGCAATGGAATCCAGAATTCCGCTCCTCCGAAATTCAACTCTGTGCCAACTAGCCATTTGCTCAAAGAGGACCTATGCCTGTCCGAGTCTGGGTCTGACTCTGATTCTGATTGA
- the LOC123320422 gene encoding trypsin 5G1-like, giving the protein MLLLCIISIIFFTGYIQGSKDPTSRIAGGYEVNIEDYPYVVSIHVDTGIELKFNCGGSLISPQFVLSAAHCFPKTVHYYVVKAGTDRLEGPGGRTERVTSVKKHPKYGLNWMDSDIAVAKLKKPMVLSEKINIVKLPSFSKDVPLTEGTVLGWGRRGLLFEDSEYLRAVDLPIIDEEECVRSHSRRTITKRMFCTKLVCGYKTPCQGDSGGPFVINGTVYGVVSWGGGCDEYPYLPAVFTRVPYFVDFINKSLSEDF; this is encoded by the exons GATATATCCAAGGGTCGAAGGATCCCACCTCCCGAATCGCAGGAGGATACGAGGTTAACATCGAGGATTATCCTTACGTTGTATCCATTCACGTGGACACTggtattgaactgaaatttaactGCGGTGGTTCCTTGATATCTCCACAATTCGTTCTATCAGCAGCCCACTGCTTCCCAAAAACGGTTCATTATTACGTCGTGAAAGCTGGTACGGACAGGTTGGAAGGTCCTGGAGGACGCACAGAGCGTGTAACTTCAGTGAAAAAGCATCCGAAGTATGGACTCAATTGGATGGACTCCGATATAGCAGTCGCCAAACTAAAAAAACCTATGGTACTTTCCGAAAAGATAAATATCGTTAAGCTACCGTCGTTTTCTAAAGATGTCCCATTGACTGAAGGGACTGTTCTAGGCTGGGGCCGTAGAGGTTTACTTTTCGAAGATTCTGAATATCTGAGAGCTGTAGATCTACCCATCATAGATGAAGAGGAATGCGTTCGATCACACAGCAGAAGAACGATTACGAAAAGGATGTTTTGCACAAAGTTGGTCTGTGGTTACAAAACTCCCTGTCAG GGTGACTCTGGAGGTCCTTTTGTCATCAATGGCACTGTTTATGGAGTAGTATCATGGGGAGGAGGCTGTGATGAATATCCTTATCTTCCAGCAGTCTTCACGAGAGTTCCTTATTTCGTAGATTTCATCAATAAAAGTCTCTCTGAGGATTTTTAG